The Pontibacter pudoricolor genome contains a region encoding:
- a CDS encoding YtxH domain-containing protein, which yields MKDNSGKIILALLAGASAGVIAGLMMAPDTGEVTRTSVKKWASKMSKDLEKNLQTGLDEIKNMSAGAMDKFGEMKSGMSGSGSTTSGSQKSGTTGGNSSTGGSATGGNA from the coding sequence ATGAAGGACAATAGCGGTAAAATAATATTAGCTCTTCTGGCTGGTGCCAGCGCTGGTGTTATTGCTGGTTTAATGATGGCCCCAGACACTGGTGAAGTTACAAGAACAAGTGTTAAGAAATGGGCTTCTAAAATGAGCAAAGACCTGGAGAAAAATCTTCAGACTGGCTTAGATGAGATCAAGAACATGAGCGCCGGTGCTATGGATAAATTTGGTGAAATGAAGTCTGGTATGTCAGGATCTGGCTCTACCACTTCAGGTTCTCAGAAATCCGGCACAACTGGTGGCAACAGCTCAACCGGTGGTTCAGCTACTGGCGGAAACGCTTAA
- a CDS encoding CsbD family protein: protein MDKNGKILLATLSGIGAGIVAGILLAPDNGQTTRDSVKRSLTKAGEDMERTMKNWMSKLEKSGTTGAGSSLVMHGSWDDVKGQLKQNYAELTEEDLTYAEGKEDELFGRLQIKLGKTKEDIVSMIDNIRNSLK, encoded by the coding sequence ATGGATAAGAACGGAAAGATCCTTTTAGCGACACTATCAGGTATTGGTGCGGGCATTGTTGCAGGTATTCTGCTAGCCCCGGACAACGGACAAACAACACGCGACAGCGTTAAGCGCAGCCTTACAAAAGCTGGCGAAGACATGGAAAGAACCATGAAAAACTGGATGAGCAAACTAGAGAAATCCGGCACAACTGGTGCAGGCAGCAGTCTGGTAATGCACGGCTCCTGGGACGATGTAAAAGGACAGTTAAAGCAGAATTATGCTGAGCTAACTGAAGAGGATCTGACCTATGCAGAGGGCAAAGAAGATGAATTGTTCGGCCGCCTTCAGATCAAGTTAGGTAAGACGAAAGAAGACATCGTTAGCATGATTGATAACATTCGTAACAGTTTAAAATAG
- a CDS encoding YtxH domain-containing protein: MKTTLECRSLGENKTNYTNANVRQMRQSDVTSTANTGSHTSRTPYNDDWGHEGQGLGGRLTETSRTGKSVSHTSKRKGVSGGQVVAGVLAGASVGVLAGILLAPEKGKDLRKQVRNSATTLSNKVSKSFSSTKGKVTSWTSKSKSHTSSDYNNLTSQSSSEVNTMYNDPALGPTGGTNMQRCL; encoded by the coding sequence ATGAAAACAACCTTGGAATGCAGAAGCCTTGGAGAAAATAAAACCAACTATACAAATGCCAATGTGCGGCAGATGAGACAATCGGATGTCACATCAACTGCAAATACCGGAAGTCATACATCTCGTACTCCTTATAATGATGATTGGGGACATGAAGGCCAAGGACTTGGCGGAAGGTTAACTGAAACCAGCAGAACCGGTAAATCTGTTTCTCATACCTCGAAGCGTAAAGGAGTATCCGGTGGTCAGGTAGTGGCAGGTGTACTTGCCGGTGCAAGTGTTGGCGTTTTAGCAGGCATCCTGCTTGCTCCCGAAAAAGGAAAAGACCTCCGTAAGCAGGTTCGGAATTCAGCTACTACATTAAGTAATAAAGTAAGCAAGAGCTTTAGCAGTACAAAAGGAAAAGTTACATCCTGGACTAGTAAGAGTAAGAGCCACACAAGTAGCGATTATAATAATTTAACCAGCCAGAGCAGCTCAGAAGTTAATACCATGTACAATGATCCTGCTTTAGGACCAACAGGTGGTACAAACATGCAACGCTGCTTATAA